Proteins from a genomic interval of Diprion similis isolate iyDipSimi1 chromosome 10, iyDipSimi1.1, whole genome shotgun sequence:
- the LOC124411662 gene encoding ATP-binding cassette sub-family C member 4-like isoform X1, with amino-acid sequence MEPSKKRRDRKNLEENSNFLSLLFFGWTFPIFWKGSRHNLQLQDLYDPLKSDESEYLGDRLEREWKKELTKADRELLLRKDGVKQPRPRPSLMWALIRILWVPYLMQGLLLFGELMILRILQPILQGWIINYFNQVERETTRNEVLLYALYLVIVTLGIIFIIHHTNLRTQQTGMCARVACCSLIYRKVLRLDQAAMNNAAAGQVANLISNDVARFDLLPIFSHFVWIMPFQVVLIGYVMWQSVGVAALAGVVTMIIQAIPIQGSLSNISAKLRSKIAEKTDERVQLMSELISGIQVIKMYSWEKPFDLIVSKVRAAEMKLIGYTSYLRGIYLSIMLFSERITLFLTLIAFVLPGNSLTADITFSLATLFSVLQVTCAVCFPQAVVLAGETAVSLERLTDFLLLEEVKYPENFDSPINNGIQSVEKMTPNHRAKNGIGIEIANVAANWVHGQLPPTLCQISMDLKNQSLSVLVGSVGSGKSSLLHLILGELKVGAGNLSFYTSENGIKTSKNIRDIHISYASQEPWLFSASIRENILFGQSYDKTRYEEVTQVCALVKDFELLPQGDMSFVGERGASLSGGQRARINLARAVYRDADIYLLDDPLSAVDARVGRQLFEECINGFLKGKTRILVTHQLQYLRQAETIIVLNNGSIKCHGTYEELVQSNPHVLTFEKSEESNDDTSLENNCEEYAESKEIMPVTIVNGDGELKESAKSIEDPKDVTDEEVETGQLSNQVYWSYFLAGGNICSLILIALGFVIAQVAASGTDYWVTYWTNQEARRIKLKSANYDTNDTSHGNDTGNTQRDSSYQSDWFDEFGLLKQDVTIYVYAGCVIGCIILVTLRSMLFVKMCVSASHNIHNSMFSNLLLATMRFFNNNPSGRILNRFSKDIGTMDELLPKTMLEAIQILAMMVGMLVMVAVVNPWMIIPIIIIGGVFYTVRFYYLKTAQDIKRLEGIAKSPMFSHVSSTLDGLTTIRSRGAPAELMLKKEFDRLQDVHTSAWYLAIAGTSVLGLVLDLFSGALVACVCFSFILMDDGNFLGGSVGLAISQSLAMTGWFQYGVRQAAEVVSQMTSVERVLQYTNLPKEGPFTTEKPPPVTWPSNGGLTFKNVFMKYADNKPPVLKNLNVKINPGWKVGIVGRTGAGKSSLISALFRLTGEGLEGEIGLDGIDTKSVGLHELRPRISIIPQEPILFSASLRYNLDPFEQYSDAVLWDSLREVELGNAVQSLGFQVAGGGANFSVGQRQLICLARAILRNNRLLVLDEATANIDRRTDALIQDTIRRRFADCTVLTIAHRLNTIMDSDRVLVMAEGRIVEFNHPHLLLKNRNGHFFQMLQQTGKTMAEKLSEIAESSYLRSSEIHKQASTTPNDTVNEDETPLQSLSLTEDCKDR; translated from the exons ATGGAACCGAGCAAAAAGAGACGAGACCGGAAAAATCTCGAGGAGAATTCGAATTTCCTCAGCCTGTTGTTTTTCGG GTGGACATTTCCGATTTTTTGGAAGGGATCGAGGCACAATTTGCAATTACAAGATCTGTATGATCCATTGAAATCTGATGAATCCGAATACCTCGGAGATCGTCTTGAAAG AGAATGGAAAAAGGAGCTGACGAAAGCGGACCGAGAGTTACTTCTGAGGAAAGATGGGGTAAAGCAACCAAGGCCAAGGCCAAGTTTGATGTGGGCGTTGATTCGAATTCTCTGGGTACCATACCTGATGCAAGGGCTGCTCCTCTTTGGGGAGTTGATGATACTGCGTATTCTACAACCAATACTCCAGGGGTGGATAATCAACTACTTCAATCAGGTCGAACGTGAAACGACGCGAAACGAAGTTCTCCTCTACGCTTTGTACCTTGTTATTGTAACTTTGGGGATCATCTTCATCATCCATCATACAAATCTCCGCACTCAGCAGACCGGAATGTGCGCAAGGGTCGCATGCTGCTCGTTAATATACAGAAAG gTTTTACGTCTGGATCAGGCGGCGATGAATAACGCAGCTGCGGGACAAGTGGCTAATTTGATCAGCAACGACGTTGCCCGATTCGATTTACTTCCGATCTTCTCTCACTTCGTTTGGATTATGCCATTTCAG GTGGTTTTGATTGGGTACGTCATGTGGCAATCGGTTGGTGTTGCTGCGTTGGCAGGTGTCGTCACCATGATAATACAAGCTATACCTATTCAAGGTtctttaagcaatatcagcgCGAAATTGAGATCTAAAATTGCGGAAAAGACGGATGAACGAGTCCAACTGATGAGTGAGCTGATTTCCGGAATACAG GTAATCAAGATGTATTCGTGGGAAAAACCGTTCGATTTGATAGTGTCAAAAGTTCGAGCGGCGGAGATGAAATTAATCGGTTATACGTCGTACCTGAGAGGAATATATTTGAGTATTATGTTATTCTCGGAAAGAATTACTCTTTTCTTAACACTGATTGCGTTTGTACTTCCCGGAAACTCTCTTACTGCAGATATCACATTCTCATTGGCTACGCTATTTAGCGTACTACAAGTAACATGCGCTGTTTGCTTTCCACAAGCGGTTGTCTTGGCTGGCGAGACTGCTGTGTCTTTGGAAAGGCTAACG GACTTTTTGCTTTTGGAAGAGGTAAAATATCCGGAAAATTTTGACTCACCGATAAACAACGGAATACAGTCTGTCGAAAAGATGACCCCAAACCATCGGGCAAAAAATGGAATCGGAATTGAAATAGCGAACGTTGCAGCTAACTGGGTTCATGGCCAGCTGCCACCGACCTTGTGCCAAATATcgatggatttaaaaaatcaatcactCTCTGTTCTCGTAGGGTCTGTCGGCTCTGGTAAATCATCCCTGCTTCACCTGATATTAGGGGAGTTAAAAGTTGGAGCTGGAAATTTATCGTTTTACACTAGTGAAAACGGTATCAAGACCAGTAAAAATATTCGCgatattcatatttcatatGCAAGTCAGGAGCCTTGGCTTTTCTCCGCCTCCATTCGCGAGAATATTCTATTTGGACAATCATATGACAAAACTCGATACGAAGAA GTGACACAAGTCTGTGCACTGGTCAAAGACTTCGAACTACTGCCCCAGGGTGACATGAGCTTTGTTGGTGAGAGAGGAGCTTCCTTATCCGGGGGCCAAAGAGCTCGAATCAATCTGGCCAGGGCcgtttacagagacgctgacATCTACTTGCTTGATGATCCTCTAAGTGCTGTGGATGCTCGAGTAGGTCGTCAATTATTCGAAGAATGCATAAACGGCTTCCTAAAAGGAAAAACTCGAATACTCGTTACTCATCAACTACAATATCTTCGGCAAGCCGAAACTATCATAGTTCTCAATAAC GGTTCTATCAAGTGTCACGGGACGTATGAAGAGCTGGTTCAGTCTAATCCCCACGTATTAACTTTCGAAAAGTCAGAGGAATCCAACGATGACACATCACTCGAAAACAATTGCGAGGAATATGCAGAAAGCAAGGAG ATAATGCCAGTGACAATTGTAAATGGCGATGGTGAGCTGAAGGAATCTGCAAAAAGCATCGAAGACCCCAAAGATGTGACAGACGAAGAGGTGGAGACTGGGCAATTGTCAAACCAAGTATACTGGAGCTACTTTTTGGCAGGCGGTAATATTTGCTCGTTGATTCTCATTGCGCTAGGGTTTGTAATAGCGCAAGTAGCGGCGAGCGGGACAGATTATTGGGTAACTTACTGGACCAATCAAGAGGCCCGCAGaatcaaattgaaatcagCAAACTACGATACCAACGATACGAGCCATGGTAATGACACTGGCAACACTCAGCGAGATTCTTCATACCAATCGGATTGGTTTGATGAGTTTGGTCTACTTAAACAAGACGTGACAATTTACGTTTATGCTGGATGTGTAATCGGATGCATAATTCTCGTTACACTGCGCAGCATGCTCTTCGTCAAGATGTGTGTTAGTGCCAGTCACAATATACACAATTCTATGTTCTCCAATCTTTTACTAGCCACCATGAGATTCTTCAACAATAATCCTTCCG GAAGAATTCTCAACAGATTCTCGAAGGACATCGGAACAATGGATGAGCTGCTACCGAAAACGATGCTAGAAGCAATTCAAATCTTGGCTATGATGGTAGGAATGTTGGTCATGGTGGCAGTGGTGAACCCATGGATGATTATCCCCATAATTATCATAGGTGGAGTCTTCTACACAGTTCGATTCTACTACCTCAAAACGGCCCAAGACATCAAACGGCTCGAAGGCATTG caaaaagTCCCATGTTTTCACACGTAAGTTCTACCCTGGATGGGTTAACAACGATACGAAGTAGAGGGGCACCAGCGGAATTGATGTtgaaaaaggaattcgaccGTCTTCAAGACGTGCATACCAGTGCTTGGTACCTCGCGATTGCGGGAACATCCGTCTTAGGACTCGTCCTCGATCTTTTCTCGGGAGCTTTGGTCGCTTGTGTTTGCTTTTCGTTCATCCTTATGGACGATG GAAACTTTCTCGGAGGATCTGTCGGTCTTGCCATTTCTCAATCCCTGGCTATGACTGGATGGTTTCAATACGGAGTGAGACAGGCTGCTGAGGTGGTCTCACAGATGACCTCGGTAGAAAGAGTCTTACAGTATACGAACTTACCCAAGGAAGGACCGTTTACTACCGAAAAGCCGCCTCCTGTAACTTGGCCTTCCAATGGCGGCTTAACTTTCAAAAACGTATTCATGAAATATGCCGATAATAAACCACCAGTCTTGAAG AATCTCAACGTGAAGATAAACCCTGGCTGGAAGGTTGGAATAGTTGGAAGAACTGGTGCTGGTAAATCTTCGCTCATTTCGGCACTATTTCGACTGACTGGGGAGGGTCTTGAAGGTGAAATAGGATTAGATGGGATCGACACGAAGTCAGTCGGACTGCACGAGCTGCGTCCGCGAATCTCGATCATTCCTCAGGAGCCGATTTTGTTCTCAGCGAGTCTCCGCTACAATTTGGACCCCTTTGAACAGTACTCGGACGCCGTTCTATGGGACAGTCTAAGGGAGGTTGAACTCGGCAATGCGGTACAATCCCTTGGATTCCAAGTCGCCGGTGGTGGGGCCAATTTCAGCGTTGGACAGCGCCAGTTAATCTGTTTGGCTAGAGCAATTCTCAGGAACAACAGACTGCTCGTTCTTGATGAGGCTACCGCCAATATTGATCGTAG GACCGACGCCCTTATCCAAGACACCATCAGACGGAGATTTGCTGATTGTACGGTCTTGACGATAGCTCACCGATTAAACACAATAATGGATAGTGATCGTGTCTTGGTCATGGCAGAAGGCCGTATTGTG GAGTTTAATCACCCTCATTTgctgttgaaaaatcgaaacggtcacttttttcaaatgcttCAACAAACTGGTAAGACAATGGCAGAAAAACTTTCCGAAATTGCTGAATCATCGTATCTACGgagttcggaaattcacaaacaGGCATCAACTACTCCGAACGATACCGTTAACGAAGATGAAACTCCCCTCCAGTCATTATCATTGACGGAAGATTGTAAAGATCGGTAA
- the LOC124411662 gene encoding ATP-binding cassette sub-family C member 4-like isoform X2 encodes MESSDERRGRKNLEERSNIFSRLILGWTFPIFWKGSRHNLQLQDLYDPLKSDESEYLGDRLEREWKKELTKADRELLLRKDGVKQPRPRPSLMWALIRILWVPYLMQGLLLFGELMILRILQPILQGWIINYFNQVERETTRNEVLLYALYLVIVTLGIIFIIHHTNLRTQQTGMCARVACCSLIYRKVLRLDQAAMNNAAAGQVANLISNDVARFDLLPIFSHFVWIMPFQVVLIGYVMWQSVGVAALAGVVTMIIQAIPIQGSLSNISAKLRSKIAEKTDERVQLMSELISGIQVIKMYSWEKPFDLIVSKVRAAEMKLIGYTSYLRGIYLSIMLFSERITLFLTLIAFVLPGNSLTADITFSLATLFSVLQVTCAVCFPQAVVLAGETAVSLERLTDFLLLEEVKYPENFDSPINNGIQSVEKMTPNHRAKNGIGIEIANVAANWVHGQLPPTLCQISMDLKNQSLSVLVGSVGSGKSSLLHLILGELKVGAGNLSFYTSENGIKTSKNIRDIHISYASQEPWLFSASIRENILFGQSYDKTRYEEVTQVCALVKDFELLPQGDMSFVGERGASLSGGQRARINLARAVYRDADIYLLDDPLSAVDARVGRQLFEECINGFLKGKTRILVTHQLQYLRQAETIIVLNNGSIKCHGTYEELVQSNPHVLTFEKSEESNDDTSLENNCEEYAESKEIMPVTIVNGDGELKESAKSIEDPKDVTDEEVETGQLSNQVYWSYFLAGGNICSLILIALGFVIAQVAASGTDYWVTYWTNQEARRIKLKSANYDTNDTSHGNDTGNTQRDSSYQSDWFDEFGLLKQDVTIYVYAGCVIGCIILVTLRSMLFVKMCVSASHNIHNSMFSNLLLATMRFFNNNPSGRILNRFSKDIGTMDELLPKTMLEAIQILAMMVGMLVMVAVVNPWMIIPIIIIGGVFYTVRFYYLKTAQDIKRLEGIAKSPMFSHVSSTLDGLTTIRSRGAPAELMLKKEFDRLQDVHTSAWYLAIAGTSVLGLVLDLFSGALVACVCFSFILMDDGNFLGGSVGLAISQSLAMTGWFQYGVRQAAEVVSQMTSVERVLQYTNLPKEGPFTTEKPPPVTWPSNGGLTFKNVFMKYADNKPPVLKNLNVKINPGWKVGIVGRTGAGKSSLISALFRLTGEGLEGEIGLDGIDTKSVGLHELRPRISIIPQEPILFSASLRYNLDPFEQYSDAVLWDSLREVELGNAVQSLGFQVAGGGANFSVGQRQLICLARAILRNNRLLVLDEATANIDRRTDALIQDTIRRRFADCTVLTIAHRLNTIMDSDRVLVMAEGRIVEFNHPHLLLKNRNGHFFQMLQQTGKTMAEKLSEIAESSYLRSSEIHKQASTTPNDTVNEDETPLQSLSLTEDCKDR; translated from the exons GTGGACATTTCCGATTTTTTGGAAGGGATCGAGGCACAATTTGCAATTACAAGATCTGTATGATCCATTGAAATCTGATGAATCCGAATACCTCGGAGATCGTCTTGAAAG AGAATGGAAAAAGGAGCTGACGAAAGCGGACCGAGAGTTACTTCTGAGGAAAGATGGGGTAAAGCAACCAAGGCCAAGGCCAAGTTTGATGTGGGCGTTGATTCGAATTCTCTGGGTACCATACCTGATGCAAGGGCTGCTCCTCTTTGGGGAGTTGATGATACTGCGTATTCTACAACCAATACTCCAGGGGTGGATAATCAACTACTTCAATCAGGTCGAACGTGAAACGACGCGAAACGAAGTTCTCCTCTACGCTTTGTACCTTGTTATTGTAACTTTGGGGATCATCTTCATCATCCATCATACAAATCTCCGCACTCAGCAGACCGGAATGTGCGCAAGGGTCGCATGCTGCTCGTTAATATACAGAAAG gTTTTACGTCTGGATCAGGCGGCGATGAATAACGCAGCTGCGGGACAAGTGGCTAATTTGATCAGCAACGACGTTGCCCGATTCGATTTACTTCCGATCTTCTCTCACTTCGTTTGGATTATGCCATTTCAG GTGGTTTTGATTGGGTACGTCATGTGGCAATCGGTTGGTGTTGCTGCGTTGGCAGGTGTCGTCACCATGATAATACAAGCTATACCTATTCAAGGTtctttaagcaatatcagcgCGAAATTGAGATCTAAAATTGCGGAAAAGACGGATGAACGAGTCCAACTGATGAGTGAGCTGATTTCCGGAATACAG GTAATCAAGATGTATTCGTGGGAAAAACCGTTCGATTTGATAGTGTCAAAAGTTCGAGCGGCGGAGATGAAATTAATCGGTTATACGTCGTACCTGAGAGGAATATATTTGAGTATTATGTTATTCTCGGAAAGAATTACTCTTTTCTTAACACTGATTGCGTTTGTACTTCCCGGAAACTCTCTTACTGCAGATATCACATTCTCATTGGCTACGCTATTTAGCGTACTACAAGTAACATGCGCTGTTTGCTTTCCACAAGCGGTTGTCTTGGCTGGCGAGACTGCTGTGTCTTTGGAAAGGCTAACG GACTTTTTGCTTTTGGAAGAGGTAAAATATCCGGAAAATTTTGACTCACCGATAAACAACGGAATACAGTCTGTCGAAAAGATGACCCCAAACCATCGGGCAAAAAATGGAATCGGAATTGAAATAGCGAACGTTGCAGCTAACTGGGTTCATGGCCAGCTGCCACCGACCTTGTGCCAAATATcgatggatttaaaaaatcaatcactCTCTGTTCTCGTAGGGTCTGTCGGCTCTGGTAAATCATCCCTGCTTCACCTGATATTAGGGGAGTTAAAAGTTGGAGCTGGAAATTTATCGTTTTACACTAGTGAAAACGGTATCAAGACCAGTAAAAATATTCGCgatattcatatttcatatGCAAGTCAGGAGCCTTGGCTTTTCTCCGCCTCCATTCGCGAGAATATTCTATTTGGACAATCATATGACAAAACTCGATACGAAGAA GTGACACAAGTCTGTGCACTGGTCAAAGACTTCGAACTACTGCCCCAGGGTGACATGAGCTTTGTTGGTGAGAGAGGAGCTTCCTTATCCGGGGGCCAAAGAGCTCGAATCAATCTGGCCAGGGCcgtttacagagacgctgacATCTACTTGCTTGATGATCCTCTAAGTGCTGTGGATGCTCGAGTAGGTCGTCAATTATTCGAAGAATGCATAAACGGCTTCCTAAAAGGAAAAACTCGAATACTCGTTACTCATCAACTACAATATCTTCGGCAAGCCGAAACTATCATAGTTCTCAATAAC GGTTCTATCAAGTGTCACGGGACGTATGAAGAGCTGGTTCAGTCTAATCCCCACGTATTAACTTTCGAAAAGTCAGAGGAATCCAACGATGACACATCACTCGAAAACAATTGCGAGGAATATGCAGAAAGCAAGGAG ATAATGCCAGTGACAATTGTAAATGGCGATGGTGAGCTGAAGGAATCTGCAAAAAGCATCGAAGACCCCAAAGATGTGACAGACGAAGAGGTGGAGACTGGGCAATTGTCAAACCAAGTATACTGGAGCTACTTTTTGGCAGGCGGTAATATTTGCTCGTTGATTCTCATTGCGCTAGGGTTTGTAATAGCGCAAGTAGCGGCGAGCGGGACAGATTATTGGGTAACTTACTGGACCAATCAAGAGGCCCGCAGaatcaaattgaaatcagCAAACTACGATACCAACGATACGAGCCATGGTAATGACACTGGCAACACTCAGCGAGATTCTTCATACCAATCGGATTGGTTTGATGAGTTTGGTCTACTTAAACAAGACGTGACAATTTACGTTTATGCTGGATGTGTAATCGGATGCATAATTCTCGTTACACTGCGCAGCATGCTCTTCGTCAAGATGTGTGTTAGTGCCAGTCACAATATACACAATTCTATGTTCTCCAATCTTTTACTAGCCACCATGAGATTCTTCAACAATAATCCTTCCG GAAGAATTCTCAACAGATTCTCGAAGGACATCGGAACAATGGATGAGCTGCTACCGAAAACGATGCTAGAAGCAATTCAAATCTTGGCTATGATGGTAGGAATGTTGGTCATGGTGGCAGTGGTGAACCCATGGATGATTATCCCCATAATTATCATAGGTGGAGTCTTCTACACAGTTCGATTCTACTACCTCAAAACGGCCCAAGACATCAAACGGCTCGAAGGCATTG caaaaagTCCCATGTTTTCACACGTAAGTTCTACCCTGGATGGGTTAACAACGATACGAAGTAGAGGGGCACCAGCGGAATTGATGTtgaaaaaggaattcgaccGTCTTCAAGACGTGCATACCAGTGCTTGGTACCTCGCGATTGCGGGAACATCCGTCTTAGGACTCGTCCTCGATCTTTTCTCGGGAGCTTTGGTCGCTTGTGTTTGCTTTTCGTTCATCCTTATGGACGATG GAAACTTTCTCGGAGGATCTGTCGGTCTTGCCATTTCTCAATCCCTGGCTATGACTGGATGGTTTCAATACGGAGTGAGACAGGCTGCTGAGGTGGTCTCACAGATGACCTCGGTAGAAAGAGTCTTACAGTATACGAACTTACCCAAGGAAGGACCGTTTACTACCGAAAAGCCGCCTCCTGTAACTTGGCCTTCCAATGGCGGCTTAACTTTCAAAAACGTATTCATGAAATATGCCGATAATAAACCACCAGTCTTGAAG AATCTCAACGTGAAGATAAACCCTGGCTGGAAGGTTGGAATAGTTGGAAGAACTGGTGCTGGTAAATCTTCGCTCATTTCGGCACTATTTCGACTGACTGGGGAGGGTCTTGAAGGTGAAATAGGATTAGATGGGATCGACACGAAGTCAGTCGGACTGCACGAGCTGCGTCCGCGAATCTCGATCATTCCTCAGGAGCCGATTTTGTTCTCAGCGAGTCTCCGCTACAATTTGGACCCCTTTGAACAGTACTCGGACGCCGTTCTATGGGACAGTCTAAGGGAGGTTGAACTCGGCAATGCGGTACAATCCCTTGGATTCCAAGTCGCCGGTGGTGGGGCCAATTTCAGCGTTGGACAGCGCCAGTTAATCTGTTTGGCTAGAGCAATTCTCAGGAACAACAGACTGCTCGTTCTTGATGAGGCTACCGCCAATATTGATCGTAG GACCGACGCCCTTATCCAAGACACCATCAGACGGAGATTTGCTGATTGTACGGTCTTGACGATAGCTCACCGATTAAACACAATAATGGATAGTGATCGTGTCTTGGTCATGGCAGAAGGCCGTATTGTG GAGTTTAATCACCCTCATTTgctgttgaaaaatcgaaacggtcacttttttcaaatgcttCAACAAACTGGTAAGACAATGGCAGAAAAACTTTCCGAAATTGCTGAATCATCGTATCTACGgagttcggaaattcacaaacaGGCATCAACTACTCCGAACGATACCGTTAACGAAGATGAAACTCCCCTCCAGTCATTATCATTGACGGAAGATTGTAAAGATCGGTAA